A stretch of Nilaparvata lugens isolate BPH chromosome 12, ASM1435652v1, whole genome shotgun sequence DNA encodes these proteins:
- the LOC120353779 gene encoding zinc finger homeobox protein 2-like, whose product MMETVEVTEHRSNPELLPVQIVSSEGGRVEVISKMAPNPGHMTPDMMTATQYINLHRLPEHMNKVIVTDPISGDLIAHHVDLTSASGGEFAPHAHYYDTEELLAHGLTAEEERRIAAEIVAVQLKQGGGTLVTAQDLLNAKTLTSLSTVSMDGQKAVYIQTVEDVDMHNLQQQENAERGAIMKIYPQQQQEMQVLTRTQSQQPLPPLKKVLSSQSMMIRNKYNETPGIMVELHNSQLLDNNSCIKAEHHLEDAAATQQVVMTTTSTPTPTTTTLAPPPHPPPLLAPPPHPPPLTTAHTSASLAPPPLASNHHPPSLATTHNSAPLAPSPHPPSLAPPTDESEEEEDDGESARAASRKSLPHKKRFPRKLKATPTSGARVGAQKTYKCSKCGESFSTQHLLTAHR is encoded by the exons ATGATGGAGACAGTGGAAGTGACCGAGCACCGCTCCAACCCGGAACTACTTCCGGTGCAAATCGTGTCCTCGGAGGGCGGCAGGGTGGAGGTGATTTCCAAGATGGCGCCGAACCCCGGACATATGACGCCGGATATGATGACCGCTACCCAATACATCAACCTGCACCGACTACCGGAACACATGAACAAG GTGATAGTAACCGATCCGATATCGGGCGATCTGATCGCTCATCACGTGGACCTGACCTCGGCGAGCGGAGGCGAGTTCGCACCTCACGCACACTACTACGACACCGAAGAACTCCTGGCGCACGGTCTGACCGCCGAGGAAGAACGCCGGATCGCCGCCGAAATTGTCGCCGTGCAACTGAAGCAGGGCGGTGGAACGCTGGTGACCGCTCAAGACCTCCTGAACGCCAAAACGCTGACCTCTCTGAGTACGGTCAGCATGGACGGTCAGAAAGCGGTCTACATACAGACGGTGGAGGATGTTGACATGCACAACTTGCAACAGCAGGAGAACGCCGAACGCGGCGCTATCATGAAGATCTATCCTCAGCAACAACAGGAGATGCAG GTGCTAACTAGGACTCAATCACAGCAACCTTTGCCTCCGTTGAAGAAAGTATTGTCCAGTCAGTCAATGATGATTCGCAACAAATACAACGAAACTCCTGGCATTATGGTCGAATTACACAACTCGCAACTGTTG GACAACAATAGCTGCATCAAAGCGGAACACCACTTAGAAGACGCGGCGGCCACACAGCAGGTTGTGATGACAACCACCAGCACACCAACACCAACCACCACAACGCTAGCCCCGCCCCCTCATCCTCCGCCATTACTAGCCCCACCTCCTCATCCGCCCCCTCTAACCACTGCCCACACCTCAGCGTCATTGGCCCCGCCCCCTCTAGCCTCGAACCATCATCCTCCGTCACTTGCCACCACCCACAACTCGGCGCCATTAGCCCCGTCTCCCCACCCTCCGTCACTGGCCCCGCCCACCGACGAatcagaggaggaggaggacgacgGTGAGAGTGCGCGCGCAGCATCCAGGAAGTCTCTGCCGCACAAGAAGCGTTTTCCGCGCAAACTGAAGGCCACGCCCACCAGCGGCGCGAGAGTGGGTGCGCAGAAGACCTACAAGTGCAGCAAATGCGGAGAGAGCTTTAGTACGCAACATTTGTTGACTGCGCACAGGTAA